Below is a genomic region from Pseudomonas frederiksbergensis.
GCGACAGCTCCATCATCTGGTTTTGCGCTTGCAGATAGCTGTCGAGGGTGGCGGCAAAGGTTTTATACAGCGCCGCTTCTTCCGGGCCCGCTGGCAGGGCTGCATAGCTCTTTTGAGCTTCTCTGGCCTTGTCAGAGAGTAAAATGACGCGGGTTTCAGCTTCTTGCAACCCGGCCGCGTCGCGGTTTACCAACACACGGAACGACAGAATGCGCAAGCGCAGGATGTTCTCTGTGATATTCCCAAGGAAGGCGACGCTGGGTAGTTGATTGGTTTCCATGTCGATGGATGCCTGACGAATGATCGACATGCGGTTCACGGCAAAGACACCGAGCACGATCACCAACAACGCAATGAAAGCAAATCCGAGGAAAGCTCGAGGCGCGATATTCATATTACGTAGGGACATAGGATGACTCTCGGGGTAGTGAAGTCTTCGAGCATCCTTGCCGTTAACGCTGCCAGGCAGGAGATCACTCCCGGCGGGCAGGTAGGCGTCATTGTTTTGATCGGTGTGTGCGCCTATACGCTGTATCGGCAGGGCTTTAGGTTTTATGCAGAGTTGAGAGAAATATATTTCTTGATGTGACAAGTGTTTCAAGGGTGAAACACTTGTCGGGTTTCAGAGGACTTTTGTAGAACGACCGAACGCAGTTTGTCAGGTTGAATGCGTTCACCGGTTTTACGGTTGCTACGCAACCGAACGCAGGCTTCGCCAGCTGCTACAGGATTACCGTTAACCCTTGCAAACCGCGATGCGCCAGACGCGGGCGATGTCCCGCGCTCGATCCTGCAACAGACGCGGGGCGTCCGCACAGGCTTGTTCCAGGGTCATCGGCCCAGACGCGAGGGCGAATGCCGCATCCACGCCATGTTCGTACATCTGCTGATAGCCCTCGCCGAGGGTGCCGGCGATCACGATCACCGGCACGCCCTGCTGCCGGGCGATACGCGCCACGCCAAAGGGTGTCTTGCCGCGCAAGGTCTGGGCGTCGAAGCGGCCCTCGCCGGTGATTACCAAGTCCGCATCACGTACCGCATCCTCCAGGCCGACCAGATCGGCGACCACTTCCACGCCGGCACGAAATTGCGCGCCAAGAAACGCCTTGGCCGCAAACCCCAGACCGCCCGCTGCACCACTGCCCGGCTCTTCGCGCAGATCTTTGCCCAGGGTTTGGGCACAGAGCCCGGCGAAATGCCCAAGGGCCAGATCCAATTGTTGAACCTGTTCGAGCGATGCGCCTTTTTGCGGGCCGAAAATGGCTGAGGCGCCGTGGGGACCGCATAGCGGATTGTTGACGTCGGCGGCGATTTCAAAACGCACAGTGGCCAGACGCGGGTCCCTGTGACTCAGGTCGATCTGCGCCAGGTGCGTCAACGCCAGGCCACCCGATTTCAATGTTTGCCCCTGGGCATCGAGCAAGCGCACACCCAGCGCCTGCAATGCACCCGCACCGGCGTCGTTGGTGGCGCTGCCGCCGATGGCCAGGATGATCCGCTGCGCCCCCGCATCGAGCGCGGCGCGGATCAGTTCGCCCGTACCAAACGTGCTGCTGGTGCATGCATCGCGCTGGCCCACCGGCACCAACTGCAAACCGCTGGCTTCGGCCATTTCGATGATCGCGGTGTGATTGTGGGGCAACCAGCCCCAGTGCGCGTCGACCTGTGTGCCGAGCGGACCCTGTACGGTGGCGCTGCGCAGTTCACCCTCGCAGGCAGCGAGAATCGACTCGACCGTCCCTTCCCCGCCGTCGGCCATCGGGCACTTGACCAGCGTCGCGTCCGGCCAGACCTCGGACAGGCCCAGTGCAATGGCATTGGCCACGGCTTCGGCACTCAGGCTGTCCTTGAACGAATCAGGGGCGATGACGATTTTCATGTGAATTCTCCAGTTCCAATGGCGCCCATGCTGCCAGTTGACATGAACAATAACGCCGGTCCACTGCACAAGTGCGGCAGGGGTTTATTGTTCATTCTCACAAAATCAAAAGATCGCAGCCTGCGGCAGCTCCGACGACCGCGTACATACCGATTCCGTAGGAGCTGGCGAAGCCTGCGATCTTTTATGGGTGAGTGTCGGTCTGCGGCAGCAGTTGCACGCCCAGGTACAAGGCGAGCATGCCATCGAGGCGCAACGGGTCAACACCGCTGAGTTCGGCGATGCGCTCCATGCGGTAGCGCAAGCTGTTGCGGTGGATACCCAGCGCATCGGCGCAGGCCTGGCTTTGGCCGTCGTGTTCGCACCAACTGCGCAAGGTCGCCAACAGTTGACCGTTACTGTCCTTGGCGATGACTTTGCGCAGTGGGCTGAGCAGCTCGTCCAGCGCATCGTCGTTGCGATGGCGCCAGAGCATGACGGGCAGTCGATAGCGGTTCAGCGTCAGCAAACGGCTTTTCGGCAGTACATCGCGCCCGTACGCCAGCAAGTCGCCGACCCGCCGATAGCAGCGACGCAAGCCTTGCAACCCATCCGCCTGGCCACCCACGGCGATGCGCAAAATGTTCCAGCCCAGCCCTTCGAGTTTCTCCAGCAAGCGCTCGTTCTCCACCGTTTGCGTGGTCGGCCGGCACCACAGCAACGACGACTTGGCGGAACTCACGCACCAACTGTCGGGATAGCGTGAGATCAGCCAGGCACTCAAGGCCTCGGCGGTTTGCCCCGCCCCATGTTCCAGGCCCAACTCAAACAAATAAGGCGTGCGCGACAGCTGCGGTTTGAGGCCCATTTGCTGTGCTTCGTCAATCAGCCGTGGCGAGTCCCCCGCCTCACTGAGCAGCAACGCCAACAGGTCATCGCAACGCTGGCGACGCCATTGCTGGTCGGCCTGCTGGTTGCGCTGGCCGACCAGCATCTCGGCAGTCATGCGCACCAGTTCCGCATAAGTACGCAGTTGTTCCGGTTCACCGGTAATGCCCAGTACGCCGATCAGGCGCTGATCGAGCAGCAGCGGCAAATTGATCCCCGGCTGTACACCTTTGAGGTGCACGGCGGTCTGGGCGTCGATTTCCACCACCCGACCGTTCGCCAACACCAGCTGCGCGCCTTCGTGTCGGGTGTTGACCCGCTCCGGCTCGCCGCTGCCGAGGATCAGCCCTTGGCTGTCCATGACGTTGACGTTGTACGGCAGGATGGCCATCGCCCGGTCGACGATATCCTGCGCCAGGTCGTGATCGAGTTCGAACATGCGGCGTAGTCCTTGAAAACGGGCGGTGATTGATTGTTCACCCGCACAGGCAGTGGGTGCAAACCCTGTGCTCAGGCACAAAGACATCCGCTTAGGGGTGACCGAGACTCTGTGGGCGATCAACGTTACCCTCGTATCGCAAAAAATCATAATAAAGAGAGACCCGCCATGTCACAGAGCGCCGCCGCCACCCTGGCCACCGATGACGATAAAAATGCCGTCTACAAGCGCGTTACCCTGCGCCTGATCCCCTTCATCTTCATCTGCTATCTGTTCAACTACCTCGACCGGGTCAACGTTGGATTTGCCAAACTGCAGATGCTCGATGCGCTGAAATTCAGCGAAACCGTGTACGGCCTCGGGGCCGGGATTTTCTTCATTGGCTACGTGCTGTGCGGCGTACCGAGCAACCTGGCACTGACAAAATTCGGTCCTCGGCGCTGGATCGCGCTGATGATGGTCACCTGGGGCATGCTGTCGACCTGCCTGCTGTTCGTCACCACACCGACCGGGTTCTACACCCTGCGCCTGTTCACCGGTGCCGCCGAAGCCGGGTTCTTCCCAGGCGTAGTGCTGTACCTCTCGCAGTGGTTCCCGACGTTCCGACGTGGCCGCATCATGGCGCTGTTCATGTCGGCGATTCCGGTGTCCGGGCTGCTCGGCAGCCCGTTCTCTGGCTGGATCCTCAACCACTTTGCCACCGGCCAAGGTGGCCTCGCCGGCTGGCAGTGGATGTTCCTGCTACAAGGCATTCCGACCATCGCCCTCGGCGCTCTTGCGTTCTTCCTGCTCAGCGACAACTTCGCCAGCGCCAAATGGTTGAAACCGGAAGAACGTGCGGTACTTGAGGCGGATCAAGCCATCGATTGGGCCAACAAACCGAAAACCGCCACCGACTCGCTGCTGGCCGTGTTCAAGAACCCGGCGATCTGGGCGTTCGGCCTGATCTACTTCTGCATTCAAAGCGGCGTTTACGCGATCAACTTCTGGCTGCCGTCGATCATCAAGAACCTCGGTTTCGCCGATAACCTGGTGATTGGCTGGCTCAGTGCGATTCCCTATCTGCTGGCCGCGGTATTCATGCTGATGGTCGGTCGCTCGGCCGACCTGCATAAAGAACGCCGCTGGCATTTGGTGGTGCCGATGCTGATGGGCGCGGTGGGTCTGTTGATCGCCGTGAACTTTGCGGCCAACCCGGCTATTGCGATTCTTGGCCTGACCCTCGCCACCATGGGCGCCCTCACCGGCCTGCCGATGTTCTGGCCGGTGCCGACCGCCATGCTCAGCGCCGGTGCGGCCGCCGGTGGCCTGGCGTTGATCAACTCCATGGGCCAGATGGCCGGTTTCCTCAGCCCGTATCTGGTGGGTTGGGTCAAGGACAGCACCGGCTCGACCGATGCTGCGTTGTACCTGCTGGCCGGTGTGATTGCCTGCGGCAGTGTGCTGGCGCTGCGCATGACCCGGACCTTGCGGGTGTAACGCGGCAAGATCAAAAGATCGCAGCCTGCGGCAGCTCCTACGGTGTACCTCATTCCCGTGTAGGAGCTGCCGCAGGCTGCGATCTTTTCGTTTGCCACACCCGACTATTCTGGTATTTGATTGAGCCTTTCCCACCCGTAAAAGGATTTCAACATGAGCTACCGCACGCTGGGTCATTCGGGTTTGCAGGTTTCGACCCTGACCCTGGGCACCATGATGTTTGGCGAGCAGACCAGCCCTGAAGATTCACTGCGGATCATCGACAAGGCCTGGGATCAGGGCGTCAATTTCATCGACACTGCAGACGTGTACACCAGCGGCCGCTCCGAGGAAATCGTCGGCGAAGCCATTGCCGGTCACCGCCATGAATGGGTGGTGGCCTCCAAGGTCGGTTTCGGCCCGGTGGACGGTGTGCCGAATCGCAGCGGGCTGAGCCGCAAGCACTTGTTCAATGGTATCGACGCCAGCCTGACCCGCTTGGGCACCGATTATCTGGACATCTATTACCTGCACCGCGAAGACCACGACACGCCGCTGGAGGTGACGGTGTCGGCCATTGGCGATCTGATTCGCCAAGGCAAGATCCGTTACTGGGGCCTGTCCAACTACCGTGGCTGGCGTATCAGCGACGTGATCCGTGTTGCCGAGAAACTTGGCGTCGACAAACCGGTGATCAGTCAGCCGCTGTACAACATCGTCAACCGCCAGGCGGAAACCGAACAGATCACCGCCGCGCAAAACTATGGCCTCGGCGTGGTGCCCTACAGCCCGTTGGCCCGTGGCGTATTGAGCGGCAAGTACGCGCCGGACGTCACCCCGGACATCAACAGCCGCGCTGGCCGTCAGGACAAGCGCATTCTGGAAACCGAATGGCGGGTCGAGTCGCTGCGCATTGCCCAGCAGATTCAGGCGTACACGCAGGAGCGCGGCGTCGGCATCGTCGAGTTCGCCATCGCCTGGGTGCTGAACAACTCGGCCGTCAGCTCGGCCATCGTCGGCCCGCGCACCGAAGCCCAATGGGATGCCTACACCAAGGCCCTGGCGGTGAAAATCACCGCCGAAGACGAAGCCTTCATTGACTCGCTGGTGACGCCGGGACACTCGTCGACGCCGGGATTCAATGATGTGAGCCATTTTGTCTCGGGCCGCACCCCACGCTAACTCTGTAGGAGCTGCCGGAGGCTGCGATCTTTGTTTTTAAGATCAAAAGATCGCAGCCTCCGGCAGCTCCTACGGGTATTAGGCTATTCTCTGCGCCCCCTGAGTTCCCCACGTGTCGCGAGGACAGTTTGTCTAAAGGTATTGCTCTATCGGTGTCAGCCTCGGTGCTGTTCGCCGTCATGTATTTCTACACCTCGTTGCTGTCGCCCCTGAGCGGCGTGGAAATCTTTGGCTGGCGAATGCTGCTGACCGTACCGTGCATGACCGTGTTCATGGTGGTTTCCGGTGAATGGCGACGTGTGGTCGAAATCCTCCGTCGGGTGGGCAGTAAACCGGCATTGTCAGGTGCTCTGCTGGTTTCCTCGGCATTACTCGGCGTGCAACTCTGGTTGTTCATGTGGGCGCCGCTGAATGGTCATAGCCTTGACGTTTCGCTGGGCTACTTCCTGCTGCCACTGACGATGGTGCTGACCGGGCGCATCGCCTATGGCGAACAGCTCTCGCACCTGCAAAAGGTCGCCGCGTTTTTTGCCACCCTCGGGGTGCTCAATGAGTTGTATCAGGTGGGCAGTTTTTCCTGGGCGACCCTGTTGGTGGCCATCGGTTACCCGACCTACTTCGTGCTGCGCCGACGTTTGGCGTCGGACAACCTCGGCGGTTTGTGGCTGGACATGGCGCTCATGCTGCCGGTGGCGTACGGGTTCGTGCACAGCGGTGAACAAGGCTTTGCGGTATTCGATCAACATCCATGGTTGTCGCTGCTGATCCCGCTGCTCGGGGTGATCAGTGCGTCGGCGCTGGTGGTGTACATCATCGCCAGCCGGTTGCTGCCGTTCAGCCTGTTCGGGCTACTGAGCTATGTCGAGCCGGTGCTGTTGCTGAGGGTTGCCTTGCTGCTGGGGGAAAGCATCAAGTCTGGGGAATGGCTGACGTATATCCCGATCTGGCTGGCGGTGCTGGTGTTGATGCTTGAAGGGTTCAAGCATTTGATGCGGCATCGACGCCCATAAAAGCAAAAGATCGCAGCCTGCGGCAGCTCCTACACCGGTATCCATTTATGCCGTAGGAGCTGCCGCAGGCTGCGATCTTTTGATCCAAAAAAAGCCCGATCAACAGTAATGCTGACCAGGCTTTTTCACAGCTGAAGCAAATTACTCAGTGCTGAGCACACCGCGGCGAACCTGGTCGCGTTCGATGGATTCGAACAGTGCCTTGAAGTTGCCTTCGCCGAAACCATCGTCGCCTTTACGCTGGATGAATTCGAAGAACACCGGGCCCATCAAGGTTTCCGAGAAGATTTGCAGCAGCAGACGCTTGTCGCCCGACTCAGACGAACCGTCCAGCAGAATTCCCCGCGCTTGCAGTTCGTTGACCGGCTCGCCGTGGTTCGGCAAACGGCCTTCGAGCATTTCGTAGTAGGTCTCTGGCGGCGCGGTCATGAAGCGCATGCCGATCTTTTTCAGGTGGTCCCAGGTCTTCACCAGGTCATCGGAGAGGAAGGCAACGTGCTGGATACCCTCGCCGTTGAACTGCATCAGGAACTCTTCGATCTGCCCGGCGCCCTTGGACGACTCTTCGTTCAGCGGGATGCGGATCATGCCATCCGGAGCGGTCATGGCCTTGGAGGTCAGGCCGGTGTATTCGCCCTTGATGTCGAAGTAACGGATCTCGCGGAAGTTGAACAACTTCTCGTAGAAGTTCGCCCAATAAGCCATACGGCCGCGATACACGTTATGGGTCAGGTGGTCGATGATCTTCAGGCCCGCCCCTACCGGGTGGCGGTCAACACCGTCGATGAACACAAAGTCGATGTCATAGATCGAACTGCCTTCGCCGAAACGGTCGATCAGGTACAGCGGCGCGCCGCCGATGCCTTTGATCGCCGGCAGGTTCAGCTCCATAGGACCGGTTTCGATGTGGATCGGCTGGGCGCCGAGTTCCAGGGCTCGCTTGTAGGCTTTTTGCGAATCCTTGACACGGAACGCCATGCCGCACACCGACGGGCCGTGTTCGGCCGCAAAGTACGAGGCTACGCTGTGGGGTTCGTTGTTGAGGATCAGGTTGATCTGGCCCTGACGGTACAAGTGCACGTCTTTGGAGCGGTGGGTCGCGACCTTGGTGAAGCCCATGATCTCGAAGATCGGTTCAAGGGTGTTCGGGATCGGCGATGCAAGCTCAATGAACTCAAAGCCCATCAGGCCCATTGGGTTTTCGTATAAATCTGCCATGGTTGGCGCCTCATCATGATGCTTTTGGAATTAACGGCTGGATTAACGGAGCGTTAGTTACAAGCAATGCTGAGAGCGGCGGGTGGCGCGCAGGAGATGCCTCGCACACTGCGGGCGAGAAAATCACCGTAGATCAATTGGAACCCAAATATCTTCATTGTCGACCCAAGGCTCTTGCGGGCGAGGCTTCTGCTGCCAGAAGACGTTATTCTTATATGCGTAAACCGATTCTACACAGCGTAACCAGATTTGTCCGCCTTCTCTATAAAATGCCCCTTTTGGGCGCCGGTGCAAGGGGTTTGTTGCACAGGTAGATGCCCAGCAGAATCGCCCCGCCTCCCAGGTACATCGCCCCACTTAAATCACCGGCGACCCTGGCGTTTATCAAATTGGCCACGAGTCTGGATTACCGCTGAAAAGCACAAAGCCTGTACGCCATCTATCATGGCCCGTATCTGTACTCTTTTTGAAAGGCAAGCCTGTGCCCTGCCTGCATTCGAGAGCCCTACTCTTTCTGAGAGCCCTACTCCATCGTCGCAGGTTCCACCAATGCCCTTGACCATCAACGTCCGTCGCACGCCACTGACTCGCAACCTCATCACGCTGCTGATCGGCCTGATTCCCGTGGTACTGGGAACCGTCATTCTGCGCATGCAAGCCGAACAGGGGCTGGAACAGAGCACCTACCAAACAGCCGAAGAAGCGGTACGGCAATTCGATTTGATGCTCGACAACACCGCGCAGGCGGCACAAGAACTGCTGCCGCTGGCTGGACAACCTTGCGCCGAGGTAAAACTGGCATTGCGCGAACAAGTCACGCGCCGACCCTTTGTGCGCTCGACCAATCTGGTGTGGGATAACAATCTGTATTGCAGCTCGCTGTTTGGCGACTATCAGGCAGCGGTTGATCCTGGCGAGTACACCCAAGGCACGTTGTGGTTGATGAACGGCAATCCGGTCACACCCAATACCGCATTGCTGGTGTATCGCCTCAGCAAAGGCAGACAAGGCGCCCTAACCTCCCTGGACGGCTATCACCTGAGCAACGTCCTGCGGCTGATTGGTCGCAAGACCCTGCTGTTACTGCAAGTCGGCCCCCACTGGCTGTCGGCCGATGGCAAGGTCCATGAGGGCGCCCTGCCCGTATTACCGGTAGCCCGAAGCAATCTTGAATCTTCGCGGTATGCCTTTGAGGTCGAGGCCGGCTTTCCCGAGGGCGAAGTCTGGCGCTACATGAAAAGTGAATACCCGCCGCTTTTCAGCCTGCTGATCTTCTTTGGGGTGATTGCCGGGACCCTTGGTCATTGGCTACAGAAGCGCTCGTCGTCACCGAGTCATGAATTGCGGCGAGCACTGGAAGCCAATGAGTTCATTCCTTACTTTCAGCCCGTGGTCCACGGCGACACTAAACAGTGGGCCGGCATTGAAGTCTTGATGCGCTGGAAGCACCCAAAAGAAGGGCTGGTGCGTCCGGACCTGTTCATTCCATTCGCTGAGCATTCTGGATTGATCGTGCCGATGACCCGCTCGTTGATGCGCCAGACTGCGGCGTTGCTCGCCCCGCATGCACATGTGTTCCATACGCGCTTTCACATCGGCATCAACATCACCGCCAGCCACTGTCGTGACCTTGAGCTGGTAGACGATTGCCGCGAGTTTCTCGCAGCCTTCCCGCCTGACAAGGTTGCGCTGGTTCTGGAGCTGACCGAACGCGAGCTGATCGAACCCAACGCCATCACCCTTCAATTGTTCGAACAGTTACATGAGCTGGGGGTGATGATTGCGATCGATGACTTCGGTACCGGGCATTCAAGCCTGGGCTATTTGCGCCAGTTCAATGTGGACTTTCTGAAAATCGATCAAAGCTTTGTGGCGATGATCGGTGCCGATGCCTTGTCACGCCATATACTCGACAGCATTATCGAACTCTCGGCCAAGCTGGACCTTGGTATCGTTGCCGAAGGTGTCGAAACCCTCGAACAGAGTGATTATCTTGCCCGTCATGGGGTGAACTTTC
It encodes:
- a CDS encoding EAL domain-containing protein; the encoded protein is MPLTINVRRTPLTRNLITLLIGLIPVVLGTVILRMQAEQGLEQSTYQTAEEAVRQFDLMLDNTAQAAQELLPLAGQPCAEVKLALREQVTRRPFVRSTNLVWDNNLYCSSLFGDYQAAVDPGEYTQGTLWLMNGNPVTPNTALLVYRLSKGRQGALTSLDGYHLSNVLRLIGRKTLLLLQVGPHWLSADGKVHEGALPVLPVARSNLESSRYAFEVEAGFPEGEVWRYMKSEYPPLFSLLIFFGVIAGTLGHWLQKRSSSPSHELRRALEANEFIPYFQPVVHGDTKQWAGIEVLMRWKHPKEGLVRPDLFIPFAEHSGLIVPMTRSLMRQTAALLAPHAHVFHTRFHIGINITASHCRDLELVDDCREFLAAFPPDKVALVLELTERELIEPNAITLQLFEQLHELGVMIAIDDFGTGHSSLGYLRQFNVDFLKIDQSFVAMIGADALSRHILDSIIELSAKLDLGIVAEGVETLEQSDYLARHGVNFLQGYLFGRPMPGADFIIALNSH
- a CDS encoding MFS transporter: MSQSAAATLATDDDKNAVYKRVTLRLIPFIFICYLFNYLDRVNVGFAKLQMLDALKFSETVYGLGAGIFFIGYVLCGVPSNLALTKFGPRRWIALMMVTWGMLSTCLLFVTTPTGFYTLRLFTGAAEAGFFPGVVLYLSQWFPTFRRGRIMALFMSAIPVSGLLGSPFSGWILNHFATGQGGLAGWQWMFLLQGIPTIALGALAFFLLSDNFASAKWLKPEERAVLEADQAIDWANKPKTATDSLLAVFKNPAIWAFGLIYFCIQSGVYAINFWLPSIIKNLGFADNLVIGWLSAIPYLLAAVFMLMVGRSADLHKERRWHLVVPMLMGAVGLLIAVNFAANPAIAILGLTLATMGALTGLPMFWPVPTAMLSAGAAAGGLALINSMGQMAGFLSPYLVGWVKDSTGSTDAALYLLAGVIACGSVLALRMTRTLRV
- a CDS encoding sugar diacid recognition domain-containing protein, which encodes MFELDHDLAQDIVDRAMAILPYNVNVMDSQGLILGSGEPERVNTRHEGAQLVLANGRVVEIDAQTAVHLKGVQPGINLPLLLDQRLIGVLGITGEPEQLRTYAELVRMTAEMLVGQRNQQADQQWRRQRCDDLLALLLSEAGDSPRLIDEAQQMGLKPQLSRTPYLFELGLEHGAGQTAEALSAWLISRYPDSWCVSSAKSSLLWCRPTTQTVENERLLEKLEGLGWNILRIAVGGQADGLQGLRRCYRRVGDLLAYGRDVLPKSRLLTLNRYRLPVMLWRHRNDDALDELLSPLRKVIAKDSNGQLLATLRSWCEHDGQSQACADALGIHRNSLRYRMERIAELSGVDPLRLDGMLALYLGVQLLPQTDTHP
- the hppD gene encoding 4-hydroxyphenylpyruvate dioxygenase, coding for MADLYENPMGLMGFEFIELASPIPNTLEPIFEIMGFTKVATHRSKDVHLYRQGQINLILNNEPHSVASYFAAEHGPSVCGMAFRVKDSQKAYKRALELGAQPIHIETGPMELNLPAIKGIGGAPLYLIDRFGEGSSIYDIDFVFIDGVDRHPVGAGLKIIDHLTHNVYRGRMAYWANFYEKLFNFREIRYFDIKGEYTGLTSKAMTAPDGMIRIPLNEESSKGAGQIEEFLMQFNGEGIQHVAFLSDDLVKTWDHLKKIGMRFMTAPPETYYEMLEGRLPNHGEPVNELQARGILLDGSSESGDKRLLLQIFSETLMGPVFFEFIQRKGDDGFGEGNFKALFESIERDQVRRGVLSTE
- the rarD gene encoding EamA family transporter RarD; translated protein: MSKGIALSVSASVLFAVMYFYTSLLSPLSGVEIFGWRMLLTVPCMTVFMVVSGEWRRVVEILRRVGSKPALSGALLVSSALLGVQLWLFMWAPLNGHSLDVSLGYFLLPLTMVLTGRIAYGEQLSHLQKVAAFFATLGVLNELYQVGSFSWATLLVAIGYPTYFVLRRRLASDNLGGLWLDMALMLPVAYGFVHSGEQGFAVFDQHPWLSLLIPLLGVISASALVVYIIASRLLPFSLFGLLSYVEPVLLLRVALLLGESIKSGEWLTYIPIWLAVLVLMLEGFKHLMRHRRP
- a CDS encoding glycerate kinase; translated protein: MKIVIAPDSFKDSLSAEAVANAIALGLSEVWPDATLVKCPMADGGEGTVESILAACEGELRSATVQGPLGTQVDAHWGWLPHNHTAIIEMAEASGLQLVPVGQRDACTSSTFGTGELIRAALDAGAQRIILAIGGSATNDAGAGALQALGVRLLDAQGQTLKSGGLALTHLAQIDLSHRDPRLATVRFEIAADVNNPLCGPHGASAIFGPQKGASLEQVQQLDLALGHFAGLCAQTLGKDLREEPGSGAAGGLGFAAKAFLGAQFRAGVEVVADLVGLEDAVRDADLVITGEGRFDAQTLRGKTPFGVARIARQQGVPVIVIAGTLGEGYQQMYEHGVDAAFALASGPMTLEQACADAPRLLQDRARDIARVWRIAVCKG
- a CDS encoding aldo/keto reductase; translated protein: MSYRTLGHSGLQVSTLTLGTMMFGEQTSPEDSLRIIDKAWDQGVNFIDTADVYTSGRSEEIVGEAIAGHRHEWVVASKVGFGPVDGVPNRSGLSRKHLFNGIDASLTRLGTDYLDIYYLHREDHDTPLEVTVSAIGDLIRQGKIRYWGLSNYRGWRISDVIRVAEKLGVDKPVISQPLYNIVNRQAETEQITAAQNYGLGVVPYSPLARGVLSGKYAPDVTPDINSRAGRQDKRILETEWRVESLRIAQQIQAYTQERGVGIVEFAIAWVLNNSAVSSAIVGPRTEAQWDAYTKALAVKITAEDEAFIDSLVTPGHSSTPGFNDVSHFVSGRTPR